CCGACGACGGACGCCGGCTCGATCTCGTCCAGATCGGCGCCGACCAGGGACTGCTCGCGGCGCCGGTCACCCACCATGTCCTGCCGATGGCTCCGGCCGAACGCTACGACGTGATCGTCGACTTCTCCGGCGTCGCGATCGGCAGCCGTGTCAGAGTCGTCAACCGGCTCGGCTCCGGCCGTACCCGCGATGTGATGGCCTTCCGGGTCGCGCGCAACGCCACCGACGGCAGCCGCATCCCGCGTGTGCTCTCGGACGATCTGCCGGCCTGGCGCAGGTCGGACGCCGTCAGGGTGCGCAAGTTCTCCTTCCGCACCGGGCGGATGCGCGGTGGTCACGGGTGGCTGATCGGCGGGCTGCCGTTCGATCCCGGCCGCTCCGACGTCACCGTCGGTCTGGGCGATGTCGAGGTGTGGCGGCTGGTCGCCGACGTCCATCATCCCGTCCACCTGCACCTGGTCGGCTTCCGGGTGCTCTCGCGCAGCGGCCGGCCGCCACTGCCGCACGACGCGGGACTCAAGGACACCGTCTCCCTACGGCCGGGCGAAACGGTGGAGATCATCACCCGTTTCGACGGCTACCGCGGCCGCTACCTCTTCCACTGCCACAACGCCGAGCACGAGGACATGGGCATGATGGCCAACCTCGAGATCATCTAGAGGCCTGTTTGGCTCAGGTCTCGGTTCGCTCACGGTGTGGACCATGGGCGACGACAAGCCGGCGTTCGGTTGATGCCGCGGCCATCACCGCCGATGGCGACGCGGGCTACGCCGCCGACACCCGGAGCACCTGGACGCCCCTATCTTCAAGGCCACGACGGCTCTAGCGTCGAGATCTCCGAGTTCGGCCAGGACGACGAATGCGCGCCGAGAAGCTCATTCGGCCTCGGGGACCACCTGGGCGAACGAGGTCACGAACGCGGTGATAAGCCGGGCGAACTCGGACCGGTCGGCGTCCGACCAATCCGCCATCACCCGCGCGAAGATCTCCTGCCGGAACCGGTGTGTGCGTTCGAGCTGTTCCCGCCCTGAGTCGGTCAGGGCGAGCAGTGTGCGCCGGGCGTCGGAAGGGTCGGCCCTGCGGTCCAGCCACCCTTCCTCGACGGTGCGGAGCACCAGTCGGCTCGCCCTCGGTTGATCAACGCCCAGCGCGGTGGCGACGTCCGAGACGGAGCACGGCTTGTCGCGGTCCTCGATGACGTCCAACACGTTGAACAGCGTGGGGTCGATCGGCTTGCCGCCGTCGGGCGGCGCCAACCGCCCCAGCGATCGGCGGGTCTGGCTGCGGCGGATCGCCACCATGGCCCGTTCGACGTCGGCGATCGCCCTGTCATGGCGCGGTGGCACTGACCGGCGAGGGCCGACGGGCGCACCAGCGGATTTCCGACCAGTCCGGAGCCCTGAGGGTTCGGATGATGGAGTGCCTCTCGTCCGAAGAGCACACAGTGTTGATGGAACTGCTCCAGCGGGTCGCCACCCACCTTGACGCTCTGGCGGTTGAAACGCCCCGTCAGTAGTCGTCGGCGCGCTTCTCTCTGCGAGAAGCGTTGGTGCCACGTCGCCGCATGATCACCAGCGCCACCTCATTCCGCGAAGCACAACCGATCGCTGTCGCAGCAGATCGGCAATCGCTGTCGCATGTCAACCGACATAACCATCCGCGGCTTGCTCCAACAGATCCTCAACAAATGCTCAACGGCCCCGCCCTAACATCCATGGCAAGGCACCAGCTACGTGAAGGAGATTGCGAAATGACGCACATCATCGGGAAAGCTGGGGCAGTGCTCGGCGGGGCCGGCTTGTCACTCGTCCTTCTGACCTCCGCCGCGCACGCCACCGCAGCTCCCACGCGTCGCGTCAAAGCGAGCTGCACGATGAATGACGGCCACAAGATGGACTTCGAGATGAAGTACAGGACGTTCGGCGGGTATCACCGCGTCTCCGACATCATTTACCGATGGAGCTCCGAGGTGCCGATCCGCCTGAAGACCGCGCACCTTCGCCTGACGGTCGAACGACGGGGCAAGGACAAGAAGGTCTTCGGCGAGACGCTCCATGAGAAGCACGCGTCCACCGACCTCTCCTACGACATCATCGTCGATGTCAAGGTCCCGGCCAAGGAGAGGCTCTATCTCGTCGTCGACTCCACGTTAGTGAAGAAAGGCAGAGACATGCGCTGCGTAGGACGCACCACCAGCGTGTAGCGCCGTTGGCCTGCCCCTCATCCCCCTCGCCGAGGAGGACCTCACCCCGGCCGAACCGGCCGCGCCGCTGACTGTCCCCTTTCGGCCGGTGAGCCATGCGTTCAGGCCCGCGTTGAACGTCGTCCTACAGGGTTGTTAGCCTGCGCGCCTCGGCGGTCCCCGCCCACGTGACGAGCTTGAGCGTGAGATGCCCGAGGTGCCCGCGCGATGGCCCGGAAGTTTCGTCGTCGAGCTCGACGGGGCGATGAGCGGCCAGATTCTGCTCAGGAGAGCAGCCGAGCACCGTCGCCCGGCTGCTGTGGGGAAGGTCGATCTCGGCTACCTGTTCCTGCCGAAGGTCTGGGGGCACGGGTACGCCGCCGAGGCGTGCGCGGCGGCACTCGACTGGTTTGACGGCGTCCTTCCCGGCGAGCCGGTGGTGCTCACCACCCAGAGCGCCAACGTCGGCTCGATGCGCCTCGCGGCAAAGCTGGGGTTCGCCGAGGTCGAGCGGTTCCAGGCCTGGGACGCCGAGCAGTGGCTCGGCCTGCGGCCCCCGGCCACGTGATGGGGCTACGCGATTTTGGCTCTGCCGCTTGGAATGTCGTGATCGGCAAGACGGAGAAGGTTGATGCCCGCCGGCGGAAGTCGGGGCGTACTGCTCAACCGTGCGAGCCGCCGTCTGCCCAGGTCCTGCGGCCGGCGAGGCCTAAGACGCCCAGAGGAGCCCGCCTGACGCCACCTAAGCCCAGGGACGGGGGAAGGCGTCGCCGTCCAACCGGTCGCCCACAGCGAGTCCGAGAGGATCAGTCACGATGTGCCCGGTCCCGTGGTAGGTGGTCGCCTCATCCATATAAATGATGACGTGCGCGAACCTGGCCTGGTCAGTCCGGTTGGGCAGCGCCATGTGCCCGGTGTAGCCGCTGTGGAAGGTACAGTCGCCGGCGCGCAGCGGTACGGTGACCCGCGGGATCCAGCGCAGAGACGGGTCCATCGTGAACAGGTCTTCCTCGTGGTGGAGGTCCTGCGGGAGCAGGCCGGTGCGATGCTGGGTGCCAGGCAGAAAGGTCATGCAGCCCCGCTCCGGCGGAACGTCGACCAGCGCGATCCACGCCGACAGCGGGAGCCGATCATTCGCATGCGGCCAGTACGGACGGTCCTGGTGGAACTCCGTGGCGGCGTTGTTGTGCGGCTCCTTGACCAGCATCTGGTCGTGCCAGAGCCGCAGCCGGAACCCGGCGAGCTGTTCGGCGATCCGGCCGAGCCGCGGGTCGAACGTGAGCTCTCTCAGCGTCTGTTCGCGTTGCCAGACGTTGACCAGCTGACTGAAGACGCCCTCCTTCTCCAGGCTCTCCGCGCGATGCGCCTCGAGGAAGGCCTCGGCACTCGCTCGGAAGCGCTCGACCTGGTCGGGCTCGAGAACACCGCGTACTCGGACGAAACCGTGTTCGCGGTACGCCGCCACCAGCTCTTCCGACACCCGGCCGTCGGCGCCGACGTCGCTGCCGGACTGCTCGCTCGTGGTCGTTGTCATCATTGACCTCCAAATTCTTCCCGTTGGAACCCCTCCAGCGTCGTCGTGATATGCCTCTGTGGGCTAGGCCGATCCCGGCCAGTACTCGTACGATCCCGACATGCCCGCCACGCTGCACGAGCACGCGCTGTTCGCCGGAGGCCCGGTCTTCGCAGGTGTCCACCACCTGAACCCCGACATCGAGCCGCACGCGCACGACTTCCTCGAGATCGCGGTGGTCGGGACCGGTCACGGCCGGCACGTGACCAGCCGGGGCGAGCACCCGCTGCGGCGCGGTGACGTCATCGTGCTCCGGCCCGGCGCGTGGCACGGGTTCCGGGACAGCACCGACCTGACCGTCGCCAACTGCTGCCTGTCCGCCCAGGCGCTGCGGGCCGAACTGGCGGCGCTGTACGACATCCCGATGCTCCGCCGGATGCTGTGGACCGATCCGGTGGCATCCGGCACGCACGGCGTGGCGATCATGACCGTCGATCCGGCCGCCGCCGACGAGGCCATCGCGGAGATCGGCCTGCTCGAACGTGACCTCAAGGCTGATCACGACCGGCCGGGACGCGTGCTGGGCCGGCTGATCACCGTGCTCGGCATCCTGGCCGACGGCCGTGACCCCGAACAGAAGACGCTCGAGTCCGCCATCCACCCCGCCGTCGCCGCCACCATCGCCCGTCTCGAGGCAGCGCCTGCCCATCCCTGGCGGCTGGATGATCTCGCCCAGGCGGTCAACCTCGACCCCGCCTATCTCGGACGGCTGTTCAGGCGGTACGTCGGGTTGACGCCGCTGGGCTTCCTGGCCCGGCTACGGGCCGAACGCGCTGCCACCTTGCTGGCACACTCGACCCTGCCGACCGCCCGCGTCGGCGCCGCCGTCGGCTGGGACGACCCGACGTACTTCGCCCGCCGCTTCCGTACGCTGGTCGGGCTGACGCCCACCGAGTACCGGCAACATACTCGATCAACCGCCCCTACGCAGCTCGACATCCCCGAGGCGCTCTCCTGACGTACCGGTGCGGCCAACAACCGGTAGTAATGCCACCGCTCTTCATCGACGGGGTCGGCGGCGCAGCTCGCCAACGTCGCCTCGTTCTTGCGCGAGCTCGACGAGCTGATCGGCGGCGTCTTTGCTGCCCGCGTCGGCGAGGCGGCGCAGCTCCTCCATGTCGCCGTGCTCGGCTGCGAGTTCGACGAGCTGGCCGACAGCGTCCGGGTCGCCGTCCGCGATCCCGAGCATGGCCGGGTAATCATCGCGATTCATGCCGCACTTCTCCGCCGGCCGTCGGCTGGTTGCTGGTGAGCAGGTCTGCGATCGCGTCTCGCACTGCCTGTTCGCCGCGTAGGTGGATCGTGACATGGCCGGCTTCGACCGACCGGATTTCTCCTCGGGGTACGGAATTGGCGAAGTCGGTGTAGAGCCGGAACTTGGCGTCGATTTCCTCCTGCAGTAGGGCCTCGGGGATGCCTTGGGAGACAACCTCTTTGAACGGGTCGACCTTGGTGGAGGAAAGGACGAGGAGCGGGACGTCCGGCAGGGGGCCGGCTGCGCGTACCTCGGCGTAAAGCTGCTCGACGTTACTTGCTTCCTGGAACCCGGCTTTGAGGCCGTGCGGGCTGACGTGGTAGTCAATGAGCGGCTCGCGGACCTCGGCGGGCCAGCCGGCCAGCTCTTGGGCGAACAGGCCACGGTATAGCTGCACCACCCCATCGGGCAGGTTCTCGAATGCCGCTGCGGCCTCCGCGGCGTCGAAACCTTCCCACCGCTCCCGCAGTTCCTGCGGCATGTAGGCGTTGTAGTCCTCGTGTGCCGGGTCGAGCAGGAGCAGCCCAGCGACCTCTGCGGGGAACCGGATCGCATAGTGGCGGGCGTACAGGCCGCCCAGTGAGTGGCCGACCAGCACGTATGGGCCGTCGATGGCCGCGTCGCGTAGCAGCCCCCGCAGCTCGTCGGTCACCTCGGTGCTGGTGCGGGGCAACTCGGCGGGTGCGCCGTCGCCTGTGCCCGCGCGGTCGTAAATCACACTGGTGGCCAGTTCCGCCGCTTTGCGGTGCACGTTCCAGTAGTCACGGCCGACCGCACCGCCGCCGGCCAGAAAGATGACCGCTGGGCCGCTGGTGGCCGCTCTTAGCGTTTCCATATTTGGGAATAGTACCAGAAATGGAAAAACAGGAGGGGGGACACCGTCGGTCCGAGGCAGAGCCTCGTTTGAAATCAGCACGTTTCCGGATGTCGAGAATGTGGCGGTGACTCCGTCCCAGGTCCACCAGTGGCCACGAGGGGCCGCGCGACGAAGAAGGAGAACCACCATGACGATTCAGCGGATGGACAACGTCGGCATCGTCGTCGACGACCTCGACGCCGCAATCGCGTTCTTCGTGGAACTCGGCATGGAGCTGGAGGGCCGGGCACTGGTCGAGGGGCCTTGGGCGGCGCGTCTCGTCGGGCTCGACGACCAGCGAGTGGACGTGGCGATGATGCGGAGCCCGGACGGCCACGGGCGGATCGAGCTGGCGAAGTACCACACGCCGAAGGCGATCAGCGGCGTACCGGAGGACGCCCCCGCGAACACGCTGGGCATTCGCCGCATCATGTTCGCGGTCGACGACATCGACGACGTCACGGCCCGCCTGCGCGCCCACGGCGCCGAACTCGTCGGCGAGGTGGTGCAGTACAAGGACAGCTACCGGCTCTGCTACCTCCGCGGCCCCGAGGGCATCGTCGTCGCACTGGCCGAGGAGCTCGGCTGACGGCCCGTCGCGGCCGACCTGCGACCAATCAGAACGATCCGCTGAATGGACCGAGAACCCCAACGAGAGGAGTGACCGTGCTACCGAACGAGATCACCGAGGTACTGAACCGACCGATCAGCCAGGAGCTGCTGGCTCGCGACGTGACCCGCTTGGCCTACGTCGCCAAGGACGGCACACCCCGCAACATCCCGATCATCTTTGCCTGGAACGGCGCGGAGATCGTCATGTCCACGCCGAAGAACGCTCCGAAGCTTCGGTCCTTGCGTGAGAACCCGATGGTCGCCCTGACGATCGACACCGAGGTGCACCCGCCCAAGATCTTGCTCATCCGGGGTCGGGCCGAGCTGGACTACGTCGACGGCATCCCGGACGAGTACCTCCAGGCGACCAGCACCTACGAGATGACGCCCGAGCAACGGGTCGAGTGGGAGGCGGAGGTGCGTTCGCTCTACCGCGACGGCATGGTCCGGATCGTGGTGACCCCGACCTGGGCGAAGCTGATCGACTTCGAGACGACTCTGCCAAGCGCGGTCGATGAGCTGATCCGGCAGCGGGAGGAGCGTCAGCGCGCCTGAGCGGCGCGAGGTCGCTCGCCTGGGATGGGTCACCCACTCCTCAACCCCCACCGCGGTACGCGGAGTCTATGAAATCCACCGGAAAATGCCGCGAAAGGATGTCGAGAACCCGCGCGCGGCTCCGTCCCAGGAGCGAACACGGCCAGAATGGGCCTGTACCGACCAAGGAGAAACACGATGGCCAAGTACCTGCTGCTCAAGCACTACCGCGGCGCGCCGGCAGCGGTCAACGACGTGCCGATGGAGCAGTGGACGCCGGAGGAGGTCTCGGCCCACGTGCAGTACATGCGTGACTTCGCCGCTCGGCTCGAGGGCACCGGCGAGTTCGTCGACAGCCAGGAGCTCTCACCGGAGGGCACGTTCGTCCGCTCCGACGGCGAGGGGCGGCCGCCGGTCACCGACGGCCCGTTCGCGGAGACCAAGGACCTGATCGCCGGCTGGATGGTGATCGACGTCGAGAGCTACGAGCGGGCGCTCGAGCTGGCCGGAGAGCTGTCCGCGGCTCCGGGTGCGGGTGGGAAGCCGATCCACGAGTGGCTCGAGGTGCGCCCCTTCATGGCCGTGTCGTGCATGATCACCGAGTGAAAGACTCGCTGCTGCGGGAGCTGGTGCCTGCGGTGATCGGTGTTCTCGTCCGTCGCGGAGCCGACTTCGCGGCGGCCGAGGACGCCGTGCAGGACGCCCTGGTCGAGGCCGTACGTGTGTGGCCGGACGACCCGCCGCGGGACCCCAAGGGCTGGCTGGTCACCGTGGCCTGGCGTAAGTTCCTCGATGCCGCCCGCGCCGACACCTCCCGACGGCACCGCGAGGTACGCGTCGAGACCGAGCCCGCGCCCGGCCCGGGCGAGGCGGTGGACGACACGCTCCGGCTGTACTTCCTGTGCGCGCACCCGTCCCTGACACCGGCCTCGGCCGTCGCGCTCACACTGCGCGCGGTCGGCGGCCTGACCACGCGTCAGATCGCGCAGGCCTACCTCGTGCCGGAGGCGACCATGGCCCAGCGGATCAGCCGGGCCAAGCGCACCATCTCGGGCGTCCGGCTCGACCAGCCCGGTGACGTCGCCACTGTGCTGCGCGTGCTCTACCTGGTCTTCAACGAGGGCTACTCCGGCGACGTCGACCTCGCCGCCGAGGCGATCCGGCTCACTCGCCAACTGGCGGCCAAGACCCTCCACGAGGAGGTCGCGGGCCTGCTCGCGCTCATGCTGCTGCACCACGCCCGGCGCCCGGCACGGACTCGCACCGACGGCAGCCTCGTACCCCTCGCCGAGCAGGACCGCAGCCTGTGGGACACCCGCCTGATCGCCGAGGGCGTCGACGTGCTCCAGACGGCCCTCGCCCGCGACCGCCTGGGCGAGTTCCAGGCCCAAGCCGCCATCGCCGCGCTGCACGCCGACGCCCCGACGGCTGAGGAGACCGACTGGGTGCAGATCGTCGAATGGTACGACGAGCTGGTGCGCCTCACCAGCAGCCCGGTGGCCCGCCTCAACCGGGCGGTCGCGGTCGGCGAGGCCGACGGCCCGCGGGCCGGTCTGGCCGCTCTGGCGGAGCTCGACCCCGCGCTGCCCCGCCACACCGCGGTCGCGGCGTACCTGCACGAGCGTGACGGTGACCCGGTGACCGCGGCGCGGCTCTACGCGGAAGCCGCCCGATCAGCGCCCAGTCTCCCCGAACGCGACCACCTCACGCGACAGGCCGCGCGGCTCAATGCGCGACTGCGCAGTTGAGCGGCGGACGCGCCAGGACTCACCACCCGATTTTTCCCGCGTACTACGGCGGCCCACGGGCGGCCCGCGTGGTCGTCAGGTACGGCTCCAGCCGGACAAGCCGTGTCCGTCAATCTTGTCACCAGGGTGTTCGACTGGTGAGAAGATCGGGGGTGCTCCGAATAGCAAACGCAGTACTCGCAAGGTTGCCGAAACCGCTGCACGCACTTGCGCTGAAGCATCGTGAACTGCTGAAGTTCGCGGTGGTGGGTGGAACAACGTTCTTAGTGGACAACACGGTGTTCTATGGGCTGAAGCTCACCATTCTGGAACCGAAGCCGGTGACCGCGAAGATCATCGCGGTGCTCGTGGCGACGATCGTGTCCTACGTGCTGAACCGCGAATGGTCGTTCCGGACCAGGGGCGGCCGCGAGCGCCGTCACGAGGCGGCGCTGTTCTTCCTGGTCAGTGGCGTCGGTCTGGTGCTCAGCTCCGCGCCGCTATGGATCTCCCGGTACGTGTTCCGCCTGGAGACCCCGGATGTGAGCCTGGTGACCCAGGAGATCGCCGACTTCATGAGCGCGCAGATCATCGGCACGCTGATCGCCATGGTCTTCCGCTTCTGGGCGCTCCGGAAGTGGGTCTTCCCCGACGAGAAGCCCCGGTCCGTCAGCGTGCGGCTGGCTCCCGCTCCCGATTCCACGGACGAGGCGGCTTGACGGCAGCGGATCCAGAAGCCGTTTCGGCGGTTGGACTGCTTCATGCCGCCGCTGCGCCCCACGAGCCCGGCCCCGCGGATGACCGACGAAGACCGTACGTGACTACGCGCTCAGACGAAGTACCGGGCCTGCAGGTGGAACAACTCGGCGTAAAGTCCGTCGGCCTCACTCAGCGTGTCGTGGGTGCCGACCTCGACGACCCGGCCGCCGTCCAGAACCACGATGAGATCGGCAGCCCGGGCGGTGGTGAGGCGGTGCGTGACGAGGATTGTCACGCCGCCCTCCAGGCGGCTCAGGTCGGAATACCGCGCGAACAGCCACTCCTCGGCCCGTGCGTCGAGACTGGCGGTGGGCTCGTCCAGCACCCGCAGCAGCGGCGCCTGCCGCATCGCCGCCCGGGCGTTGGCCACCGTCTGCCACTGGCCCCCCGACAGCCCCTTGCCGTCCCAGGATTTTCGCCCGAGCCGGGTCTCCAGGCCCTCGGGCAGCGAAGCGAGGAGCCTGTCGCCGCCGGCCGTCCGCAGCGCCTCGAGAATCCGCTCCGGGTCGTCGCGATGCTCTAGCCGGCCCAGCCCGATCGTGTCCTTCAGGGACATCTCGATGTGTGCCGGGTCCTGGAAGGCCGCCGTGACCCGGGCACGCCAGTCCTCCGGCGCGAACTGCGCGAGATCGGTCCCGTCCACCAGGATGCGCCCCGCGCTCGGCCGGTAGAGACCGCTGAGCATCTTGACGAACGTCGACTTCCCCGCGCCGTTCTCGCCGACCAGGGCCACCACGGCGCCGGCCGGGAGCTCGAGGTTGATGTCGTTCAGTGAAGGCCGATCGCGGTTCCAGTACTGAAAGCTGAGACCTTCCACCTTGATGCTGCCGTCCAGCCGGGCCGGCACCGTCGCCGGCGCGGCCGGCACGACGGCTGCCCGCTCCACGGCGCCGTACTCCACCACGTCGAGGAACGCCCGGACTGCCCGAAGTGACTCCAGCGCCCAGAAGGTCGAGGTCAACAAGGCCTGCACCTGCCCGGTGATCTGGCTGCTGACGGCGATGGCCGCGACGATGAGGCCCAGCGAGGCGTCGCCGGCCAGGCCGGCCCGCACCATCAGGACGATGGCGGTCGCGTACGCCAGCACGAAGAACAGCCAAGCCAGCGCGACCGGTACCCGGGCCCGTCGATCAGTCCTGGCGATGTCCTGGCCTCCGGCCTCCCACTCCTCGCGGTGCCTCCGCCGCAGCTCGCTCGCCAGTCCGAAGAGGCGGATCTCGCGACCGGGTGCCGCCGTGGTGGCGAGCGTGAACAGATGACCGGCCAGCCGGGTCCGGGGCGTGGCGCGCTGCACGGCCTGACCGCGCTTCTTGTCTGCCGCCCGGGTGGCCGCTACCGCGGGGACGGCGAAGAGCGGCAGTACGGCGAGGACGGGAACGACCGAGGCCATCAGGACGGCCGAGGCGATCAGGGACAGCGCGGCTCCGGCCAGCCACAGCAGCCGGTCGAAGGCCGGCCCGATCTCGCCCCGCGCACCACGGACCACCGCCGCCTTGTCGGAGCGGCTCGAACGCTCGTGGACCTCCAGCGTCGGCGTCGTGCCGACCACGTCGATGAACTGGCGCTCGACTTCGTTCTGGATCTCCTCCTGCAGGCGAAGGCGGGTGAAATAGCCGGCGATGAAGGTGCCCTGGGTGAGCATCACGAAGATCGCCACACACAGCGCGAGGGTCACCACGCCGCTGGTCGCATGCCGGCTCGCCGCCTCGCTGAACAGTCCGAGGAGCGCTGCGAGGCCGATCCCGGTGGCCTGTTCGAGAATCGCCACCGCCACCACGAGCAGGGACCGGCCCGGGTGGATGCGGGGTCCGATCGTGAGGGCGAAGCGCAGGGCGCTGATCAAGACGGTGCCTCCTCGAAACGCTTCGCCTGCAGGCGGAACAGCTCGGCGTACCGGCCGTCGGCAGTGATCAGATCGTCGTGCGTGCCGTCTTCGATGATTCGGCCGTGATCGAGCACGACCACCCGCTCCGCCTTGCGCACGGTCGCGAACCGATGCGAGATCGCGATGGTGGTGGCGCCCGCAGTGAGCTCGTGGAACGTGTCATAGAGCTGAGCCTCGGCGCGGGCGTCAAGGCTCGCGGCCGGCTCGTCCATGATCAGCAGCTGTGCGCCGTGCCGCAGGCCGAACAGTGCCCGGGCGATGGCGATGCGCTGCCATTCGCCGCCCGACGCGTCGACCCCACCGGTGAAGCCACTGGACATCACCGTGTCCCAGCCGTTCGGGAGCCCCTCGATGAACTTCAGCAGCCCGGCCTGGCGCGCCACGGTACGCAGGCCCTCCTCGTCGTCCGCATGGGCCAGGGAACCGAAGGCGATGTTGTCCCGTACGGTCAGCTCATAGCGGCCGAAGTCCTGGAAGACGGCGACCACCTGACGCTGCCAGCTCCGGCGGTTGGCGTCGTCGATCGGGATCGCACCGGCGCGCACGGAGCCCCCGCTCGGAGCGTCCAGGCCGGCGATGAGCCGGGCCAGCGTCGTCTTGCCGGCCCCGTTGAGCCCGACGACGGCGAGCGACTGACCCGCGGGAACGGCGAGGTCGATGCCGTGTAACACCTCGTCGGCGGCGCCGCCGTAGCGGAAGCGCAGATTCTCGCAGGAGATGGTCGCGACCGGCGCCGGCCAGGGATCGGTGTCCGGCCCGACCGGCGTCGCCTCGACCGGGAACGCGAAAGCCTCGGCGGCCGCCTTCGAACCGAAGCCGATGCGGAGGTCGTCCTCGTCCGCCCGGAGCATCTGGAGGAGTGCCCGGACGGCAAGGCCGCCGAGCGCCAGGTCACCCACTGTCGAACCTCCGGTTGCCGCCCGGAGCCCCAGGTAGTAGAAAACCGCGGCAACCGTGACACCGGTGACCACGACCACAACGACGACGAACAAGCGATGCTCGCGCCGCCGTTGCCAGACCTCCGTCATGTTCACGCGCCACTCCGACTGGTAAGCATCGCGGAAGAAAGCCGCGAGGCCGAAGAGGCGGACTTCCCTGGCCAGACCCGGCGTGGTCGGCACGTCCCGCAGGTAGGACGTACGGCGGAGCTTCGTCGTCTGACTCACGGTCTCGATGACGGCGATCCGGTAGTTCCGGACCAGCCGGGAGTGGATCGCGACGAAGACGGCGAAGACGACGAGCCCCAGCCCCCAGGTGACCCGGGTCAGCAGAGCCGCGGAGCCGATGCTGCTCACCCACAGAGAGGCCTTGGTGGAGAAGCCGAAGATCGCTTCCCCGGGCGGCATGTCGATGGTCCCGTCGCCCCGGGCCCGCCCGAGCCGGCCGAGGTAGGCCGGTTCCTCGAGGTGGCCGATGGTCGCCGGCTCGGAGGCGGCCATCATCACTCGCTCGCCGAGCCGGCCGGTGACCCGGCGGCCGAGTGCCTGGCCCAGAGCCGTCCGCGCGGACTCGGTGACATGAGTGAGGAAGAACAGCACGACGATGAGGACGACCCAGCGATAGCACTCCTGCGCCGCCGGGGTGCCCAGCCCTTGGCCGATCGCCGAGGTGAGCCCGTCCACCAGCTCACCGATCCCCACGGTGATGCCGACCGGCGCCGCACCGGCGAGGACGGCCAGGACCGCGGTCAGGGTGCTCAAGGCCGGTGCCACGGAGAAGGAGTAGCCGACCAGGGCGGGTATCACCCACCGCGTCGCCGGGGGCGGCAGCCGACTCGTGTCCGCGGTCACGCCTGCTCCTCGTCG
The Nonomuraea helvata genome window above contains:
- a CDS encoding GtrA family protein, with product MGGTTFLVDNTVFYGLKLTILEPKPVTAKIIAVLVATIVSYVLNREWSFRTRGGRERRHEAALFFLVSGVGLVLSSAPLWISRYVFRLETPDVSLVTQEIADFMSAQIIGTLIAMVFRFWALRKWVFPDEKPRSVSVRLAPAPDSTDEAA
- a CDS encoding alpha/beta hydrolase is translated as METLRAATSGPAVIFLAGGGAVGRDYWNVHRKAAELATSVIYDRAGTGDGAPAELPRTSTEVTDELRGLLRDAAIDGPYVLVGHSLGGLYARHYAIRFPAEVAGLLLLDPAHEDYNAYMPQELRERWEGFDAAEAAAAFENLPDGVVQLYRGLFAQELAGWPAEVREPLIDYHVSPHGLKAGFQEASNVEQLYAEVRAAGPLPDVPLLVLSSTKVDPFKEVVSQGIPEALLQEEIDAKFRLYTDFANSVPRGEIRSVEAGHVTIHLRGEQAVRDAIADLLTSNQPTAGGEVRHESR
- a CDS encoding AraC family transcriptional regulator, producing the protein MPATLHEHALFAGGPVFAGVHHLNPDIEPHAHDFLEIAVVGTGHGRHVTSRGEHPLRRGDVIVLRPGAWHGFRDSTDLTVANCCLSAQALRAELAALYDIPMLRRMLWTDPVASGTHGVAIMTVDPAAADEAIAEIGLLERDLKADHDRPGRVLGRLITVLGILADGRDPEQKTLESAIHPAVAATIARLEAAPAHPWRLDDLAQAVNLDPAYLGRLFRRYVGLTPLGFLARLRAERAATLLAHSTLPTARVGAAVGWDDPTYFARRFRTLVGLTPTEYRQHTRSTAPTQLDIPEALS
- a CDS encoding RNA polymerase sigma factor, with amino-acid sequence MKDSLLRELVPAVIGVLVRRGADFAAAEDAVQDALVEAVRVWPDDPPRDPKGWLVTVAWRKFLDAARADTSRRHREVRVETEPAPGPGEAVDDTLRLYFLCAHPSLTPASAVALTLRAVGGLTTRQIAQAYLVPEATMAQRISRAKRTISGVRLDQPGDVATVLRVLYLVFNEGYSGDVDLAAEAIRLTRQLAAKTLHEEVAGLLALMLLHHARRPARTRTDGSLVPLAEQDRSLWDTRLIAEGVDVLQTALARDRLGEFQAQAAIAALHADAPTAEETDWVQIVEWYDELVRLTSSPVARLNRAVAVGEADGPRAGLAALAELDPALPRHTAVAAYLHERDGDPVTAARLYAEAARSAPSLPERDHLTRQAARLNARLRS
- a CDS encoding pyridoxamine 5'-phosphate oxidase family protein, whose amino-acid sequence is MLPNEITEVLNRPISQELLARDVTRLAYVAKDGTPRNIPIIFAWNGAEIVMSTPKNAPKLRSLRENPMVALTIDTEVHPPKILLIRGRAELDYVDGIPDEYLQATSTYEMTPEQRVEWEAEVRSLYRDGMVRIVVTPTWAKLIDFETTLPSAVDELIRQREERQRA
- a CDS encoding VOC family protein gives rise to the protein MDNVGIVVDDLDAAIAFFVELGMELEGRALVEGPWAARLVGLDDQRVDVAMMRSPDGHGRIELAKYHTPKAISGVPEDAPANTLGIRRIMFAVDDIDDVTARLRAHGAELVGEVVQYKDSYRLCYLRGPEGIVVALAEELG
- a CDS encoding YciI family protein; translated protein: MAKYLLLKHYRGAPAAVNDVPMEQWTPEEVSAHVQYMRDFAARLEGTGEFVDSQELSPEGTFVRSDGEGRPPVTDGPFAETKDLIAGWMVIDVESYERALELAGELSAAPGAGGKPIHEWLEVRPFMAVSCMITE
- a CDS encoding GNAT family N-acetyltransferase is translated as MPARWPGSFVVELDGAMSGQILLRRAAEHRRPAAVGKVDLGYLFLPKVWGHGYAAEACAAALDWFDGVLPGEPVVLTTQSANVGSMRLAAKLGFAEVERFQAWDAEQWLGLRPPAT
- a CDS encoding MarR family winged helix-turn-helix transcriptional regulator is translated as MPPRHDRAIADVERAMVAIRRSQTRRSLGRLAPPDGGKPIDPTLFNVLDVIEDRDKPCSVSDVATALGVDQPRASRLVLRTVEEGWLDRRADPSDARRTLLALTDSGREQLERTHRFRQEIFARVMADWSDADRSEFARLITAFVTSFAQVVPEAE
- a CDS encoding phytanoyl-CoA dioxygenase family protein — encoded protein: MTTTTSEQSGSDVGADGRVSEELVAAYREHGFVRVRGVLEPDQVERFRASAEAFLEAHRAESLEKEGVFSQLVNVWQREQTLRELTFDPRLGRIAEQLAGFRLRLWHDQMLVKEPHNNAATEFHQDRPYWPHANDRLPLSAWIALVDVPPERGCMTFLPGTQHRTGLLPQDLHHEEDLFTMDPSLRWIPRVTVPLRAGDCTFHSGYTGHMALPNRTDQARFAHVIIYMDEATTYHGTGHIVTDPLGLAVGDRLDGDAFPRPWA